In Macadamia integrifolia cultivar HAES 741 chromosome 12, SCU_Mint_v3, whole genome shotgun sequence, the following are encoded in one genomic region:
- the LOC122058378 gene encoding uncharacterized protein LOC122058378 has protein sequence MSDKQKGLCDAISNTFPGSHHRWCSRHLYANFKSLHPGVLLRKHFSKAAKASNQFYFDKAMNDMKATKKEAFDWLSRNPPNLWARHAFDFSCKSDHITNNMTESFNQVIGPYRGKPILILIDEIRKQLMKKMQQRYQLGCSFKGRVTPKIKTKLDVGPLKLGGAWALLLE, from the exons ATGTCTGACAAACAGAAG GGACTATGTGATGCTATCTCCAATACATTCCCGGGATCTCATCACAGATGGTGTAGTAGACATCTATATGCTAATTTCAAGTCTCTACATCCTGGGGTATTGCTGAGAAAGCATTTTTCGAAAGCAGCGAAGGCATCAAACCAATTTTACTTTGACAAAGCAATGAATGACATGAAAGCCACCAAGAAGGAAGCTTTTGATTGGCTGAGTAGGAATCCTCCAAATTTGTGGGCAAGGCATGCCTTTGATTTCAGCTGTAAATCTGATCATATCACTAATAATATGACAGAATCATTTAACCAGGTGATTGGACCGTACAGAGGAAAACCAATACTGATTTTGATTGATGAGATCAGGAAGCaactgatgaagaagatgcaacaaAGATATCAATTGGGGTGTAGCTTTAAGGGTAGAGTCACACCTAAAATCAAGACTAAATTGGATGTGGGGCCCCTGAAGCTAGGGGGTGCATGGGCCTTACTGCTAGAATAG
- the LOC122058377 gene encoding 50S ribosomal protein L18, chloroplastic-like isoform X1: MSVSLSFLHNAFASSQQFSLPSKSVAPTTLSSPLIVAKARTRGDDRLARHSRIRKKVEGTPERPRLSVFRSNKHLYVQVIDDSKMHTLASASTMQKPITEVFDYTSGPTICRVLNLGSFLHQEVAKKVGEVIAKSCLEKGITKVAFDRGGYPYHGRIEALADAAREYGLQF; encoded by the exons ATGTCCGTCTCTCTATCCTTCCTTCACAACGCTTTTGCGTCTTCGCAACAATTCTCTCTGCCATCCAAGTCGGTCGCGCCGACAACCCTTTCGTCACCGCTAATTGTAGCCAAGGCTAGAACCAGAGGAGATGACAGGCTCGCTCGACACTCTCGTATTAGAAAGAAG GTGGAAGGGACACCAGAGAGGCCGAGGTTGTCTGTCTTCCGCTCCAACAAGCATCTCTATGTCCAAGTGATAGACGACAGTAAGATGCATACCCTTGCTTCAGCTTCAACAATGCAGAAACCCATCACGGAGGTGTTTGATTATACCTCTGGACCCACCATT TGCAGAGTTCTCAATTTGGGAAGCTTTTTGCATCAGGAAGTGGCAAAGAAGGTGGGTGAAGTAATTGCTAAGTCCTGCTTGGAGAAGGGGATCACAAAGGTGGCCTTTGATCGAGGTGGCTACCCTTACCATGGACGTATTGAAGCACTCGCTGATGCAGCTCGAGAATATGGGCTCCAATTCTGA
- the LOC122058377 gene encoding 50S ribosomal protein L18, chloroplastic-like isoform X3: MAAFIQHTCSLLGFIQCLVEGTPERPRLSVFRSNKHLYVQVIDDSKMHTLASASTMQKPITEVFDYTSGPTICRVLNLGSFLHQEVAKKVGEVIAKSCLEKGITKVAFDRGGYPYHGRIEALADAAREYGLQF; encoded by the exons ATGGCTGCCTTCATTCAGCACACTTGCTCTCTTCTTGGCTTTATACAATGTCTG GTGGAAGGGACACCAGAGAGGCCGAGGTTGTCTGTCTTCCGCTCCAACAAGCATCTCTATGTCCAAGTGATAGACGACAGTAAGATGCATACCCTTGCTTCAGCTTCAACAATGCAGAAACCCATCACGGAGGTGTTTGATTATACCTCTGGACCCACCATT TGCAGAGTTCTCAATTTGGGAAGCTTTTTGCATCAGGAAGTGGCAAAGAAGGTGGGTGAAGTAATTGCTAAGTCCTGCTTGGAGAAGGGGATCACAAAGGTGGCCTTTGATCGAGGTGGCTACCCTTACCATGGACGTATTGAAGCACTCGCTGATGCAGCTCGAGAATATGGGCTCCAATTCTGA
- the LOC122058377 gene encoding 50S ribosomal protein L18, chloroplastic-like isoform X2 → MSVSLSFLHNAFASSQQFSLPSKSVAPTTLSSPLIVAKARTRGDDRLARHSRIRKKVEGTPERPRLSVFRSNKHLYVQVIDDSKMHTLASASTMQKPITEVFDYTSGPTIEVAKKVGEVIAKSCLEKGITKVAFDRGGYPYHGRIEALADAAREYGLQF, encoded by the exons ATGTCCGTCTCTCTATCCTTCCTTCACAACGCTTTTGCGTCTTCGCAACAATTCTCTCTGCCATCCAAGTCGGTCGCGCCGACAACCCTTTCGTCACCGCTAATTGTAGCCAAGGCTAGAACCAGAGGAGATGACAGGCTCGCTCGACACTCTCGTATTAGAAAGAAG GTGGAAGGGACACCAGAGAGGCCGAGGTTGTCTGTCTTCCGCTCCAACAAGCATCTCTATGTCCAAGTGATAGACGACAGTAAGATGCATACCCTTGCTTCAGCTTCAACAATGCAGAAACCCATCACGGAGGTGTTTGATTATACCTCTGGACCCACCATT GAAGTGGCAAAGAAGGTGGGTGAAGTAATTGCTAAGTCCTGCTTGGAGAAGGGGATCACAAAGGTGGCCTTTGATCGAGGTGGCTACCCTTACCATGGACGTATTGAAGCACTCGCTGATGCAGCTCGAGAATATGGGCTCCAATTCTGA